One segment of Rhodopirellula baltica SH 1 DNA contains the following:
- a CDS encoding YceH family protein, giving the protein MNEENAAENESSQPKPLSATARRCLGVLVEKAKTTPDGYPLSLAGLITGCNQKSNRSPQMQVDESDALLALDELRAAGAAREIQGSGRVTKYRHAAYEWLGVDSPGAAIVTELMLRGPQTAGELRTRASRMHKFPDLDSLKTELDSLIEKGLVESLTPPGRGQTFAHCLYTPQERLYLVDKIKKQDASSAAPSQAESGSTSPAKAANDDRIDKIQERLDSVTAKLEALEKRLEFLES; this is encoded by the coding sequence ATGAACGAAGAAAACGCTGCTGAAAATGAATCCAGCCAACCCAAGCCGCTGTCCGCCACCGCGAGGCGATGTTTGGGCGTGTTGGTCGAGAAGGCCAAGACGACGCCTGATGGCTATCCATTGTCATTGGCCGGTTTGATCACGGGTTGCAATCAAAAATCAAATCGTTCGCCTCAGATGCAGGTGGATGAGTCCGATGCCCTGTTGGCTCTAGACGAACTTCGAGCAGCCGGTGCCGCACGGGAGATTCAAGGCAGCGGACGAGTAACGAAGTATCGCCACGCAGCCTACGAATGGTTGGGAGTGGATAGTCCCGGAGCCGCGATCGTCACCGAGTTGATGCTGCGTGGGCCGCAAACGGCTGGTGAACTGCGCACACGTGCTTCGCGGATGCACAAGTTTCCCGATCTGGATTCACTCAAAACGGAATTGGATTCGTTGATCGAAAAGGGCTTGGTCGAATCATTGACGCCACCCGGTCGCGGGCAAACGTTTGCACATTGCTTGTACACACCGCAAGAACGCTTGTATCTGGTTGATAAAATCAAAAAGCAGGATGCATCCAGTGCGGCGCCCTCGCAAGCGGAATCCGGATCGACGTCTCCGGCAAAAGCGGCCAATGATGACCGCATCGACAAGATTCAAGAACGACTGGACAGCGTGACCGCGAAATTGGAGGCACTCGAGAAGCGGTTAGAATTTCTCGAGTCCTGA